From Micromonospora echinospora:
CAGCGGTGAGCGCCATTCCCGGCCGCGGCCGATACACCGAGTCGGCCCGCATCGAACGGCTGGAATGGCTACGCCGTCGCAGCCGGATGCCGCTGGCCTCGCTCGGCGCCGACGGTGTCCTCGCGGCGGAACAACTGACCGGCAACATCGAGAACTTCATCGGCACCGTGGCACTCCCCGTGGGCCTGGCCGGTCCCCTGCTCTTCACCGGCGGTGAGGTCCACGGTTCGGTGGTCGCACCGCTGGTCACCACCGAGGGTGCCCTGGTGGCCTCGGTGTCGCGCGGTGCCCGGGCGATCACCCGCGGCGGCGGCGTGGCCACCCGGACGTTGGGCCAGCGGATGACCCGGGCGCCCGCCTACGAGTTCAGCGACCTCGCCGCCGCCGCCGCGTTCGTCGACTGGCTCGGCACCGTCCGGCCCGGCATGGAAGGGCAGGTACGGGAGGTCTCCCGGCATACCACGCTGGTCTCCGTCGAGCCGTTCCAGATCGGGCGGTACGTGCACCTGCTTCTCGGCTACGAGACGGCGGACGCGGCAGGACAGAACATGACGACCGTCGCGACCTGGCGGATCTGCCAGTGGCTCGACGAGGCCCTCGTCGGGCGGCCCGAGATCACGCCCGTCCGCTACTTCGTCGAGGGCAACCTCAGCGGGGACAAGAAGGTGAGCCATCTGTCAATGACGGGCGGTCGTGGCATCCGGGTGACGGCCGAGTGCCATCTCGACCGCGCGACGGTGGAGGCCACGCTCAAGACCACACCCGAGTCGCTCATGGCCCTCTATCACTGCTCGGTACTGGCCAGCCAGCAGGCCGGAATGGTGGGGCACAACATCAACGTCTCGAACGTCATCTCGGCGATGTTCATCGCCACCGGACAGGACGTGGCGTGCGTACACGAATCGGGCGCCGGGATCTTCTCGCTGGAGCCGACCGACGGCGGGCTGCTCGCCACCCTGCTGTTACCGAACCTTGTGCTGGGCACAGTGGGCGGTGGTACCGGGCTACCGCAGCAGCGGGATCTGCTCGCGGTGCTCGGCTGTGCGGGGGAGGGGACCGGGCGGCGGCTGGCCGAGATCATCTGTGGGTTCGCCCTAGCGTTGGACGTCTCGACGTGTGCGGCCGTCAGCGGCGGGCAGTTCGCCGACGCCCACCAGCGGCTCGGTCGGGCCCGTCGGGTGAACTGGCTGACCCGGGAGGAACTGCAGACGGTGATCGCGCCGCGGTTGTTGAGGGGGACGATCCCGTCCGACGAGGTGACGGTGACCGCCGCCCCGGCCGAGGAGTTCGGCGGCTCGGGCATTCTCAGCGACCTCGCGGCCCGCGGTGAGCGGCGAAAGTTCACCGGTCTGCATCCGTTGCGCGTTGACTGTGTCGGCCTCGACGGCCAGCGGCACCGGCTCGGTGTCGTCGCCAAGATCAAGGCACTGGACGACGAGGTGCTGGTCGAGATCGGCAAGATCGCCTCGTTGGGGGGTCAGCGCCTCGGGGCCGCCTGGCGGCGTCATGGCCGTGCGGTCGGTGGCTTCTCGGGTGCGCACCGGCGGGAACTGGCCATCTACCGCAGCCAGCATCCGTCCCTGGTCGATGTGCTGCCGCGGTGTTACGGATGGCACGACGATCCGGATCGGGAGGCGTACGTCCTGCTGTTGGAGGATCTGCGGGAAAGTGCGGTGCTCCTCGATCCGGCGGACGGCATCAGGGGGTGGACATCGGCGCATGTCGGCGCCGCCGTTGCCGGGATCGCCGGCGTGCACAGCGGGTGGCTCGAGCGTCGGGAGGATGCGGCGGCACTCGGGGTGAGCGACGGGCTGCCGGGCCTGGCAGCCGCCGGCGAACTGTGGACGGCCTTGATCGACCACAACGCCGCGACCTATCCGGACCTGCTGAAGGCCGGTTCGTCCGGTCTGGACCTGGCTACGCTGGCCCGCTGGCTCGTGGAGCGGATCGCCAGCTGGACCGCCGAGTTGGCGGCGATGCCGAGGACACTCGTGCACCACGACTTCAACCCCCGCAACATCGCATTCCGGCCGAACGGTCGCCTGCCCATCGTGTACGACTGGGAGTTGGCCACCTGGCACGTGCCGCAGCGCGACCTGGCCGAGTTGCTGACCTTCGTGCTGACTCCCGAGGCATCGCCGGACGAGGTGGAGTCCTATCTGGTCATGCACTGGGAGCGACTCGGCGGCCCGGCGTGCGGCGCGGACCTCACGCTGTGGCGGCGCGGCTACCAGTTGGCTCTGTGGGATCTGCTGCTGAGCCGGTTGCAGCTGTACCTGCTGGCACACGAGCATCGGGAGTACCCGTTCCTGGAACGCGTCGTGGGTACCACTCGCCGGCTGTGCGAGATCGAGGCGCAGGTGGGACGGGTGGGGGTCGGCCATGGCTGACCGGGCGCCGTACCGGGTGGCGCTGGTCGGCATCGACGGCAGCGGCAAGACCGCCGTCGCCCAGGGCTTGGCCGCGCGTGCGGCCGGCTCCGGGCACCGGGGCGACCTGGCGGTCCTGCACGCGGTTCGACCGCACGAGAACGGTGAAGGGCCCGCGCGGCAGCTGTCCCGGCATCTGCATCGCGTGTCGGTGGTCGCCGATCAACTCGGTAGCCCGGAGCTGAAGATCGGGACCTACTATTTGCAGCTGCGTACGTACTCCTCGGTCGAGCGGCATTTCCGCGACCGACGCCAGCCTCGGGTGATCCTGGCCGAGCGGCATCCGCTCATCGACACCATGGTGTACCTGCCCCTCTACGGACGGATGGCCGCAGCACGGCCGTCGGACGCCATCTCGCCGGACGAGTTCGCGCGGCAGGCGGCGACCGTCGGTCCGCTGGCCATGCGAGCGGTCCTGGACTGGGCGGAGCGGG
This genomic window contains:
- a CDS encoding phosphotransferase yields the protein MSAIPGRGRYTESARIERLEWLRRRSRMPLASLGADGVLAAEQLTGNIENFIGTVALPVGLAGPLLFTGGEVHGSVVAPLVTTEGALVASVSRGARAITRGGGVATRTLGQRMTRAPAYEFSDLAAAAAFVDWLGTVRPGMEGQVREVSRHTTLVSVEPFQIGRYVHLLLGYETADAAGQNMTTVATWRICQWLDEALVGRPEITPVRYFVEGNLSGDKKVSHLSMTGGRGIRVTAECHLDRATVEATLKTTPESLMALYHCSVLASQQAGMVGHNINVSNVISAMFIATGQDVACVHESGAGIFSLEPTDGGLLATLLLPNLVLGTVGGGTGLPQQRDLLAVLGCAGEGTGRRLAEIICGFALALDVSTCAAVSGGQFADAHQRLGRARRVNWLTREELQTVIAPRLLRGTIPSDEVTVTAAPAEEFGGSGILSDLAARGERRKFTGLHPLRVDCVGLDGQRHRLGVVAKIKALDDEVLVEIGKIASLGGQRLGAAWRRHGRAVGGFSGAHRRELAIYRSQHPSLVDVLPRCYGWHDDPDREAYVLLLEDLRESAVLLDPADGIRGWTSAHVGAAVAGIAGVHSGWLERREDAAALGVSDGLPGLAAAGELWTALIDHNAATYPDLLKAGSSGLDLATLARWLVERIASWTAELAAMPRTLVHHDFNPRNIAFRPNGRLPIVYDWELATWHVPQRDLAELLTFVLTPEASPDEVESYLVMHWERLGGPACGADLTLWRRGYQLALWDLLLSRLQLYLLAHEHREYPFLERVVGTTRRLCEIEAQVGRVGVGHG